CTTGAGCACCACGCCCGGTATCTTTTCCCTGTTTATGCGCTCGGCTATGCGTCGAAGCGTAACGAAGTAAGGTCTCGACATCTCGGGGTCCTCGGGCTGCGGCGGGATGGCCATCAGTCCCCTCAGCCTCAGGTTCTCGAAAGAGGCGATCTCACGGGCGAGCTCCACCGCTTCGGAGGGGTGGACGCCGTGCTTGGACGCCTCGCCGCCGAGATTGACCTCGATGAGCACGTCCATCGGGGCCTTGGCCCGCTTGTTTATCTCCTTTGCAAGGCCCGCGCTGTCCACGCTCTCTATCATGTCGAAGAGCTCCACGGCGAACTTGACCTTGTTTTTCTGGAGATGGCCTATGAGGTGCCAGCGCACCGAAGAGCGCCTTATCTTCGGTATCTTCTCCTGGGCCTCCTGCACGTAGTTCTCGCCGAAGACCCGCGCTCCTGCGGCTATGGCCCTGCGTATCTCCCTCGGCTCGCGCGACTTGGTGGCCACCACGAGCGTTATCTCCCCGGGGTCCCGGCCCGCCCTCTTGGCGGCCTTCTCGATCCGCTCCATAACGGCTGCGAGGTTTTCGCCGACAGTGCCTGCCATCTGCATGCCCCCTGAGCTTGGATTCGCCCGGCTCAAGACGAGAAAACGGCCTTTTTCCACCGGAAAAGACCGTTTTGCCACCAGATACGACATGTCTTGCCCCGGCTCGTGTGACCTTATAGCACATCGGCGGGGGCGATCCAAGGGAAATTTACGGAAATCACCGTGTTAGACGGCGCGGCGGAGGGGACAGGGCCCTGGGGCGGACGGCGCGCCGGGCATGGAAGGCGGCTCTCCCGGCGAAAAGACGCCTGCTCAGCCGCCCCCGCCTCTCTCCCCGTCTTCCATGTGACAGGTGTC
This genomic window from Deltaproteobacteria bacterium contains:
- a CDS encoding YggS family pyridoxal phosphate-dependent enzyme, coding for MAGTVGENLAAVMERIEKAAKRAGRDPGEITLVVATKSREPREIRRAIAAGARVFGENYVQEAQEKIPKIRRSSVRWHLIGHLQKNKVKFAVELFDMIESVDSAGLAKEINKRAKAPMDVLIEVNLGGEASKHGVHPSEAVELAREIASFENLRLRGLMAIPPQPEDPEMSRPYFVTLRRIAERINREKIPGVVLKDLSMGMSADFEVAIEEGATIVRIGTAIFGERPPKGGSASRGRA